A genomic window from Terriglobia bacterium includes:
- the rlmN gene encoding 23S rRNA (adenine(2503)-C(2))-methyltransferase RlmN produces MATELLGKSKEELRGYFAGLGEPGYRAVQVYHALYAERKFDFAEMSNLPAGLRARLSEEARITLPEITRRFVSQDGSVRYLFALAPGEERGTARAASVEAVFMPSEGRQTICISTQAGCAVDCHFCLTAQLGLVRNLTAGEIVAQVLVALEEHKGQLAPQTNVVLMGQGEPLLNYDAVMGAVRILLDQQGVGLSPRHVSLSTSGIVPGIERLAQEKVRPRLAISLNASNDEQRDALMPINRKYPLAKLMEACEKYPLRKWEQLMFEYVLLGGVNDAPEDARRLVRLLAKVKAKVNLIPWNPGELPYREPTPSRIEDFHSILLAKGVPVFVRYSRGRDVMAACGQLALVEIAGTEVEVKG; encoded by the coding sequence ATGGCAACGGAACTACTGGGGAAATCGAAAGAAGAGCTGCGGGGATACTTCGCGGGGCTGGGCGAACCGGGGTATCGCGCGGTGCAGGTGTATCACGCGCTGTACGCGGAGCGGAAGTTCGACTTCGCGGAGATGAGCAATCTGCCGGCGGGGCTGCGCGCGCGGCTGAGCGAAGAGGCGCGGATCACGCTGCCGGAGATCACGCGGCGGTTCGTCTCGCAGGACGGGTCGGTGCGCTATCTCTTTGCGCTGGCGCCGGGCGAGGAAAGAGGCACGGCGCGGGCGGCGTCGGTCGAAGCGGTGTTCATGCCCAGCGAGGGGCGGCAGACGATCTGCATCTCGACGCAGGCGGGCTGCGCGGTGGATTGCCACTTCTGCCTGACAGCGCAACTGGGCCTGGTGCGCAACCTGACGGCGGGGGAAATCGTGGCGCAGGTGCTGGTGGCGCTGGAAGAGCACAAGGGACAGCTCGCGCCGCAGACCAACGTGGTGCTAATGGGCCAGGGCGAGCCGCTGCTGAACTACGACGCGGTGATGGGGGCGGTGCGCATCCTGCTGGACCAGCAGGGCGTGGGGCTTTCGCCGAGGCATGTGTCGCTCTCGACGAGCGGGATCGTGCCGGGGATCGAGCGGCTGGCGCAGGAGAAAGTGCGGCCGCGGCTGGCGATTTCGCTGAACGCGTCGAACGACGAGCAGCGCGACGCGCTGATGCCGATCAACCGCAAGTACCCGCTGGCGAAGCTGATGGAGGCCTGCGAGAAGTATCCGCTGCGGAAGTGGGAGCAGCTGATGTTTGAATACGTGCTGCTTGGCGGGGTGAACGATGCGCCGGAGGATGCGCGGCGGCTGGTGCGGCTGCTGGCGAAAGTGAAGGCCAAAGTGAACCTGATCCCGTGGAACCCGGGGGAGCTGCCCTATCGCGAGCCTACGCCGAGCCGGATCGAAGATTTTCACAGCATTCTGCTGGCGAAAGGCGTGCCGGTGTTCGTGCGCTATTCGCGGGGACGGGACGTGATGGCGGCGTGCGGGCAGCTGGCGCTGGTGGAGATTGCGGGGACGGAAGTGGAAGTTAAGGGATAA
- a CDS encoding cysteine dioxygenase family protein, giving the protein MADRSAITPAKDRLPIQQWVEGLAAIPEPDFTIQRVHAYFSQHAIQPATLAPYLFFSQGNYTRNLIFKNSLFECMAICWEIGQGSRIHNHRDQYCWMAAPIGRLRIQNFRVEARDPARGTCRIFPAGVVEMTPDQSACVDPAEPVHIVLNPPEYAQRAVSIHVYSKPFDSCEVYLREKGTYADVPLHYTSEYGRLNPAEKLL; this is encoded by the coding sequence ATGGCTGACCGCTCGGCGATCACACCGGCAAAAGACCGGCTGCCGATTCAACAGTGGGTCGAAGGCCTCGCCGCCATTCCCGAGCCCGATTTCACCATCCAGCGCGTCCACGCCTATTTCTCTCAGCACGCCATCCAGCCCGCTACTCTCGCCCCCTATCTCTTCTTCTCCCAGGGCAACTACACTCGCAACCTCATCTTCAAAAACAGCCTCTTCGAGTGCATGGCCATCTGCTGGGAGATCGGCCAGGGCAGCCGCATCCACAATCACCGCGATCAGTACTGCTGGATGGCCGCTCCCATCGGCCGTCTGCGCATCCAGAATTTCCGCGTCGAAGCTCGCGACCCCGCCCGCGGCACCTGCCGCATCTTCCCCGCCGGCGTCGTGGAGATGACCCCCGATCAGTCCGCCTGCGTCGATCCCGCCGAGCCCGTCCACATCGTCCTCAATCCCCCCGAATACGCCCAGCGCGCCGTCAGCATCCACGTCTATTCCAAGCCTTTCGACAGCTGCGAAGTCTACCTCCGCGAGAAAGGCACCTACGCCGACGTCCCCCTCCACTACACCAGCGAATATGGCCGCCTCAACCCCGCCGAAAAGCTCCTGTAG
- a CDS encoding insulinase family protein — MHTEIRDIQRQVLPNGLVVVTETMPHVRSVSVGVWVRTGSRSEPAAHNGLAHFLEHMVFKGTERRSAEEIARSMDSVGGMLDAFTAKELTCFNAKVLDEHLPIAFDVISDLILRPLFAPADIEKEKQVVLEEIKMDMDSPEHVLHELFTQGFWPNHPLGRPILGTPESVRAFSAEALFAYHRSWFAPDRLVLTAAGNVTHERVLELAEREFSAVPPAGPIASPRAPQTEAPIRFEKMRDLEQVHLCLGVPSYPLAHERRFAVAVLNNLLGGGMSSRLFQNIREKLGLVYAVFSELTPYSDAGMLSVYAATALETTGQVVDLVVREFRAMKESPVSVEELRRAKDHLKGSIMLSLESTSARMSNLARQELYFDRFYSLDEILLSIEAVTREEVHAIACEFFQPEQIAITVLGNLNGFSLDRNRLAC, encoded by the coding sequence ATGCACACGGAGATACGCGACATCCAGCGCCAGGTCCTGCCCAACGGCCTCGTCGTCGTCACCGAGACTATGCCCCACGTGCGTTCTGTCTCTGTCGGCGTCTGGGTGCGCACCGGCTCGCGTTCCGAGCCCGCCGCGCACAACGGCCTCGCCCATTTCCTCGAGCACATGGTCTTCAAGGGCACCGAGCGCCGTTCCGCCGAGGAGATCGCCCGCTCCATGGACTCCGTCGGCGGCATGCTCGACGCCTTCACCGCCAAAGAGCTCACCTGCTTCAACGCCAAGGTCCTCGACGAGCACCTGCCCATCGCCTTCGACGTTATCTCCGACCTGATCCTCCGTCCGCTCTTTGCCCCCGCGGACATCGAGAAGGAAAAGCAGGTCGTCCTCGAAGAGATCAAGATGGATATGGACAGCCCCGAGCACGTCCTGCACGAGCTCTTCACCCAGGGCTTCTGGCCCAACCACCCCCTGGGCCGCCCCATTCTCGGCACCCCGGAGAGCGTCCGCGCCTTCAGCGCCGAAGCGCTCTTCGCCTACCACCGCTCCTGGTTCGCTCCCGACCGCCTGGTCCTCACCGCCGCGGGCAATGTCACCCACGAGCGCGTCCTGGAGCTGGCCGAGCGCGAATTTTCCGCCGTGCCTCCCGCGGGCCCCATCGCCAGCCCCCGGGCCCCGCAGACCGAAGCGCCCATCCGCTTCGAAAAAATGCGCGACCTCGAGCAGGTGCACCTCTGTCTCGGCGTGCCCTCCTATCCCCTCGCCCACGAGCGCCGCTTCGCCGTCGCCGTCCTCAACAACCTCCTCGGCGGCGGCATGTCCTCCCGCCTCTTCCAGAACATCCGCGAAAAGCTCGGCCTCGTCTACGCCGTCTTCAGCGAGCTCACTCCCTATTCCGACGCCGGCATGCTCAGCGTCTACGCCGCCACCGCTCTCGAAACTACCGGCCAGGTCGTCGACCTCGTGGTCCGGGAATTCCGGGCCATGAAGGAATCTCCCGTCAGCGTCGAGGAGCTGCGCCGCGCCAAGGACCACCTCAAGGGCTCCATCATGCTTTCCCTCGAATCCACCAGCGCGCGCATGTCCAATCTCGCCCGCCAGGAGCTCTATTTCGACCGCTTCTACTCCCTCGACGAAATCCTCCTCTCCATCGAAGCCGTCACCCGCGAGGAGGTCCACGCCATCGCCTGCGAATTCTTCCAGCCCGAGCAGATCGCCATCACCGTCCTCGGCAATCTCAACGGTTTCTCCCTCGACCGCAACCGCCTCGCCTGCTAG
- a CDS encoding SIMPL domain-containing protein, giving the protein MHTRYGLPVCTAILFAFSIAHAQEVQVNRSNKTIEVSVRETVKVEPEIAQLHIGYRNYAATHETAVEQNVQVANKITKALQDAGVPKDAIATETIRVDRTRDTQYRSNSTTLGEFVANQEWMVAVPVSASEKILELAIRSGANVVEEVNWVVLAPEKLREQANVAALQRARTVAEQMAKQMGAKLGDLLYLSNIEPELLRRGLGAGGGGGSMYQMSAVMPPPPPLPIHLFPAKVEESATVTAVFALE; this is encoded by the coding sequence ATGCATACGCGTTATGGGTTGCCGGTGTGTACGGCTATCCTATTTGCTTTCTCGATTGCTCACGCCCAGGAAGTCCAGGTCAACCGCTCCAACAAGACCATTGAGGTTAGTGTCAGGGAAACAGTGAAAGTTGAACCGGAAATAGCACAGCTTCACATCGGGTACAGGAACTATGCCGCCACTCACGAGACGGCTGTTGAGCAAAACGTTCAAGTAGCCAACAAAATTACGAAAGCTTTGCAGGATGCTGGTGTTCCCAAGGACGCGATCGCAACGGAAACCATTCGTGTGGATCGCACGCGCGACACTCAATATAGATCGAATAGTACAACCCTTGGCGAATTCGTCGCGAACCAGGAGTGGATGGTCGCCGTTCCGGTCTCTGCTTCCGAAAAGATTCTGGAGCTGGCCATCCGCAGCGGCGCAAATGTAGTGGAAGAGGTCAATTGGGTTGTGTTAGCCCCGGAAAAACTTAGAGAGCAGGCAAATGTCGCCGCGCTGCAAAGGGCACGTACTGTCGCCGAGCAGATGGCCAAGCAAATGGGTGCAAAGCTGGGTGATCTTCTCTACTTGAGTAACATCGAGCCGGAGTTATTACGCCGAGGTCTTGGTGCGGGAGGGGGCGGAGGCAGCATGTATCAAATGTCCGCGGTCATGCCGCCGCCCCCGCCTCTGCCTATTCACTTGTTTCCCGCAAAGGTAGAGGAATCCGCCACCGTCACAGCTGTATTCGCATTAGAGTAA
- a CDS encoding MBL fold metallo-hydrolase, producing MTLLETPHTRLLVDAGLGKRETLARLAALGIDLDGLDGIVISHEHTDHCSGLPQVLGLWKAPLYVTEPTLDALQRTLPDTFGKRLAAVETIHAGQCFTVGDIEVHAFAIPHDAADPIGFTFRSNGSKMALVTDLGYMPELVKHHLRDADCLMLESNHDLDMLKVGPYPWVVKQRVLSRTGHLSNHAVSEYLCDPEGFDARARFLVLAHLSEQNNNPELARISAEEALNRRPPEAPFRGELLIASQQLPLQPLDL from the coding sequence ATGACCCTGCTCGAGACCCCGCACACCCGCCTCCTCGTGGACGCCGGACTCGGCAAGCGCGAAACCCTCGCCCGTCTCGCCGCCCTCGGCATCGACCTCGATGGCCTCGACGGCATCGTCATCTCCCACGAGCACACCGACCACTGCAGCGGCCTTCCCCAGGTCCTCGGCCTGTGGAAAGCCCCGCTCTACGTCACCGAGCCCACCCTGGACGCCCTCCAGCGCACCCTCCCGGACACTTTCGGCAAGCGCCTCGCCGCCGTCGAAACCATTCACGCCGGCCAGTGCTTCACCGTCGGCGACATCGAGGTCCACGCCTTCGCCATCCCCCACGACGCCGCCGATCCCATCGGCTTCACCTTCCGCAGCAACGGCAGCAAGATGGCTCTGGTCACCGATCTCGGCTACATGCCTGAGCTCGTCAAGCACCACCTCCGCGACGCCGATTGCCTCATGCTCGAATCCAATCACGATCTGGACATGCTCAAGGTCGGCCCCTATCCCTGGGTCGTCAAGCAGCGCGTCCTCAGCCGCACCGGGCATCTCTCCAATCATGCGGTCAGCGAATATCTCTGCGATCCCGAAGGCTTCGACGCCCGCGCCCGCTTTCTCGTCCTCGCCCATCTCTCCGAGCAGAACAACAACCCCGAGCTGGCGCGCATCTCCGCCGAAGAAGCCTTGAACCGCCGCCCCCCCGAAGCCCCCTTCCGCGGCGAACTCCTCATCGCCTCCCAGCAACTCCCCCTCCAGCCCCTCGATCTCTAG
- a CDS encoding PLP-dependent transferase — translation MTSRDKTGHNAGDPGSVESWLVSAGRDRRPGSPLNVPPCPASNFVLGERRAYSRDDGTPSWEALEEIVGGLEGGSSVSFASGMAGIAAIFDQLHTGSVVALSDDCYQGVAGLAKAGQSRGRWTVHRVAVADTAGWIKMCGVADLIWLESPSNPLLTVADLDAICAAPRKRGAILGVDNTFATPLNQRPLALGADVAVQSVTKFIGGHSDLLGGVVTVRDANLLAALRQARELAGATPGTLETFLAVRGARTLALRLERAQRNAMTLAERLARHPNITLTRYPGLASHPTHEAARRQLKGFGTIISFDVRGGAPAADAVCAGLQLIQHATSLGAVESTIERRASIPGQEHLPPALLRLSVGIEAVEDLWTDLDRALRNMAV, via the coding sequence ATGACATCGAGGGATAAGACAGGGCACAACGCGGGTGATCCAGGTTCGGTCGAATCGTGGCTGGTCTCGGCAGGACGGGACCGGCGCCCCGGCTCGCCGCTAAATGTACCGCCATGCCCGGCGTCGAACTTCGTGCTGGGCGAGCGCCGTGCGTACTCTCGCGACGACGGCACGCCGAGTTGGGAGGCACTGGAAGAGATCGTCGGCGGCCTCGAAGGTGGCTCTTCGGTCTCCTTCGCCTCCGGCATGGCGGGGATCGCGGCGATTTTCGATCAACTCCACACAGGCTCGGTCGTGGCCTTGTCGGACGACTGCTACCAGGGTGTCGCGGGACTCGCCAAAGCTGGCCAAAGCCGCGGCCGGTGGACCGTGCATCGCGTCGCCGTGGCCGACACCGCAGGCTGGATCAAGATGTGCGGCGTGGCCGACTTGATTTGGCTGGAGTCGCCTTCAAACCCTCTGCTGACAGTGGCTGACCTGGACGCCATCTGCGCCGCACCGCGGAAGCGTGGCGCGATCCTGGGCGTGGACAACACATTCGCTACGCCGCTCAATCAGCGTCCACTGGCGCTCGGGGCCGACGTGGCTGTGCAATCGGTGACGAAGTTCATCGGTGGACACTCGGACCTACTCGGCGGTGTCGTCACCGTGCGCGACGCGAACCTGCTGGCCGCGCTGCGGCAGGCCCGGGAGCTGGCGGGTGCAACACCCGGCACCCTCGAAACGTTTCTCGCGGTCCGCGGGGCTAGGACGCTGGCGCTGCGGCTGGAGCGTGCGCAGCGCAACGCGATGACACTGGCCGAGCGCCTCGCGCGTCATCCAAACATCACTCTGACGCGCTACCCCGGCCTGGCGAGCCACCCAACTCACGAGGCCGCGCGACGCCAACTCAAGGGCTTCGGCACGATTATCTCGTTCGACGTGCGTGGCGGCGCCCCCGCCGCTGACGCCGTATGCGCCGGGCTGCAGCTCATCCAACACGCAACCAGCCTGGGCGCGGTCGAGTCCACCATCGAACGGCGGGCCAGCATTCCTGGGCAGGAGCACCTGCCTCCGGCGCTGCTGCGGCTGAGCGTGGGTATCGAGGCCGTCGAGGACCTTTGGACCGATCTGGATCGAGCGCTGCGCAACATGGCCGTATGA
- a CDS encoding M20/M25/M40 family metallo-hydrolase, which yields MNLFELTRALVDIDSVTNHEQQVGDFLLRHLSPLVNSFGGHLEQMEAGPQRNNVFACWGQPVVTLSTHMDTVPPFFASREDDGFLWGRGACDAKGIVAAMIAAAEKLLAGGTRNFGLLFVVGEERNSAGAQAAAANPRGSRFLINGEPTENRLALGSQGALRYEITAQGKLAHSAYPELGHSAIHALLDVLHDIRQIPLPEDPLLGRSTLNIGTISGGRAPNVVADHAQAEIMFRLVGDPAELRTAVSAAAANRAEAREVLYTPALRLAALEGLPTTVVAFTTDIPTFAGAWGTPFLIGPGNIHVAHTAEERISKKELSEAVEIYARMVKQLLATGQGIAR from the coding sequence ATGAATCTTTTTGAATTGACGCGTGCCCTCGTGGACATCGACTCGGTCACCAATCACGAGCAGCAGGTCGGCGACTTCCTGCTGCGGCATCTCTCGCCCCTCGTCAACTCCTTTGGCGGGCATCTCGAGCAGATGGAAGCCGGGCCGCAGCGCAACAACGTCTTCGCTTGCTGGGGCCAGCCCGTGGTCACCCTCTCCACGCACATGGATACCGTGCCGCCCTTCTTCGCTTCCCGCGAGGATGACGGCTTCCTCTGGGGCCGCGGCGCCTGCGACGCCAAAGGCATCGTCGCGGCCATGATCGCCGCCGCGGAAAAACTCCTGGCCGGCGGCACCCGCAATTTCGGCCTGCTCTTCGTCGTCGGCGAGGAGCGCAACAGCGCCGGTGCCCAAGCTGCCGCCGCGAATCCCCGCGGCTCGCGCTTCCTCATCAACGGCGAGCCCACCGAAAACCGTCTGGCGCTCGGCTCCCAGGGCGCGCTGCGCTACGAAATCACCGCCCAGGGAAAACTCGCGCACTCGGCCTATCCCGAGCTCGGCCATTCCGCCATCCACGCGCTTCTCGATGTTCTGCACGACATCCGGCAAATTCCCCTGCCCGAAGATCCGCTGCTCGGCCGCAGCACCCTGAATATCGGCACCATCTCCGGCGGCCGCGCCCCCAACGTCGTCGCCGACCACGCCCAGGCGGAAATCATGTTCCGCCTCGTCGGCGATCCCGCGGAACTCCGCACAGCCGTCTCTGCGGCCGCCGCCAACCGCGCCGAAGCCCGCGAAGTCCTCTACACGCCCGCGCTGCGCCTCGCCGCTCTTGAGGGCCTGCCCACCACGGTGGTCGCCTTCACCACCGATATCCCCACCTTCGCCGGCGCCTGGGGAACGCCCTTCCTGATTGGCCCGGGCAACATTCATGTGGCGCACACCGCCGAGGAACGCATTTCCAAGAAGGAATTATCGGAAGCCGTGGAAATCTACGCGCGCATGGTCAAGCAGCTTCTCGCCACCGGGCAGGGAATCGCCCGATGA
- a CDS encoding dihydrodipicolinate reductase, which translates to MTHGIAIVGYGKMGRLIEQLAPEYGFAVRAKFDSTSNPRGAGLTRETLRGVDVALEFSAPDAAAENLRRLAALGLPAVAGTTGWFEQLPAVRAAVAAGGAGLVWSANFSVGVNLFLQVVAQAAALFAQHPEYEAWGWEIHHAAKKDAPSGTLRKLAEEMLRSGYARPVNLSASRAGAHPGTHEIGFDSPADTVTLRHTARSREGFARGALRAARWVLGKKGLFEFREILGELDAG; encoded by the coding sequence ATGACCCACGGCATCGCCATCGTCGGCTACGGGAAGATGGGGCGGCTGATCGAACAGCTTGCGCCGGAATATGGCTTCGCCGTGCGCGCGAAATTCGACAGCACCAGCAATCCGCGCGGCGCGGGGCTGACCCGCGAAACTCTCCGCGGCGTGGACGTGGCCCTCGAGTTTTCCGCTCCCGATGCCGCAGCCGAAAATCTCCGCCGCCTGGCCGCGCTCGGCCTCCCCGCCGTCGCGGGCACCACCGGCTGGTTCGAACAGCTTCCCGCCGTCCGCGCTGCGGTGGCCGCAGGCGGCGCCGGCCTGGTCTGGAGCGCGAACTTTTCCGTCGGCGTGAATCTCTTTCTCCAGGTCGTCGCGCAGGCCGCCGCGCTTTTCGCGCAACACCCGGAATACGAAGCCTGGGGCTGGGAGATTCACCACGCCGCGAAAAAAGACGCGCCCTCGGGCACCCTGCGCAAACTGGCCGAGGAGATGCTCCGCAGCGGCTACGCCCGCCCGGTGAACCTCAGCGCCAGCCGCGCCGGCGCGCATCCCGGAACGCACGAGATCGGCTTCGATTCTCCGGCGGACACCGTCACCCTGCGCCACACCGCGCGCAGCCGCGAAGGCTTTGCCCGCGGCGCCTTGCGCGCCGCGCGCTGGGTGCTCGGCAAAAAAGGTCTTTTCGAATTTCGCGAAATTCTCGGCGAATTGGACGCCGGGTAA
- the dapA gene encoding 4-hydroxy-tetrahydrodipicolinate synthase produces the protein MFTGCGTAMVTPFRRDASLDEATLRRLIRRQMEAGVDFLVPCGTTGESPTLTREEHLRVVAITVELAKGQLPVLAGAGGYNTAEVIAMARELAALGVDGLLSVTPYYNKPTQEGLYQHYRAIAAAVPLPIILYSVQGRTGVNIEPATVQRLAAIDNIVGIKEASGNISQMAAILNAVPERFLVLSGDDALTLPLIALGGRGVISVVSNEIPAEMACLTRLCLQNDLSAARQFYRRYLPLMEVNFAESNPIPVKAAMAMMGLLEPVWRLPLVPPRAESQARIRGVLESLGLVERTHVAIAS, from the coding sequence ATGTTTACAGGATGCGGTACGGCCATGGTCACCCCCTTTCGGCGCGACGCTTCGCTCGATGAGGCAACCCTGCGGCGGCTCATCCGCCGGCAGATGGAAGCGGGCGTGGATTTCCTCGTGCCCTGCGGCACGACCGGGGAGAGTCCCACGCTCACCCGCGAGGAGCACCTGCGCGTCGTGGCGATCACCGTCGAGCTGGCCAAGGGCCAGCTCCCCGTGCTCGCCGGCGCCGGCGGCTACAACACCGCCGAGGTCATCGCCATGGCCCGCGAACTCGCCGCCCTCGGCGTGGACGGCCTTCTCTCCGTCACCCCTTACTACAACAAGCCCACGCAGGAAGGCCTCTACCAGCACTATCGCGCCATCGCCGCCGCGGTGCCCCTGCCCATCATCCTTTACAGCGTGCAGGGCCGCACCGGCGTGAACATCGAGCCGGCCACGGTCCAGCGCCTGGCCGCCATCGACAACATCGTCGGCATCAAGGAGGCCTCCGGAAATATTTCGCAGATGGCCGCCATCCTCAATGCCGTGCCGGAGCGCTTTCTCGTTCTCTCCGGCGACGACGCCCTCACCCTCCCGCTCATCGCCCTCGGCGGACGCGGCGTCATCTCCGTCGTCTCCAACGAAATCCCCGCGGAGATGGCCTGCCTGACGCGGCTCTGCCTGCAGAACGATCTTTCCGCCGCGCGCCAGTTCTATCGCCGCTATCTTCCCCTGATGGAAGTGAACTTCGCCGAGTCCAACCCCATTCCGGTGAAGGCGGCGATGGCCATGATGGGCCTGCTCGAACCCGTCTGGCGTCTGCCGCTCGTTCCCCCGCGCGCGGAAAGCCAGGCGCGCATTCGCGGCGTCCTCGAATCCCTGGGTCTCGTGGAGAGGACGCATGTTGCCATCGCCAGTTGA
- a CDS encoding 2,3,4,5-tetrahydropyridine-2,6-dicarboxylate N-succinyltransferase: MLPSPVDRFAVAREVERLFDAPPAQYTEEHFRLFAAFKDALNRGAVRAAEPDPASKSGWRANAWVKKGILLGFRMGTVVDMSVDRSAVALTTTPALQPFFDKSTYPVRPLTLSDGVRVVPGGSSIRDGSYIGRGVVCMPPMFVNVGAYVGEGTMIDSHALVGSCAQVGRNCHVSAGAQIGGVLEPVGALPVILEDDVLLGGNSGVYEGTVVKRRAVLGTGTILNRSIPVYDLVRDAVYTATGTEPLIIPEEAIVVPGSRAVSHPAGKHWGLSLQAAVIVKYRDAKTDARVQLEDLLR, translated from the coding sequence ATGTTGCCATCGCCAGTTGACCGCTTCGCGGTCGCGCGTGAAGTTGAGCGGCTCTTCGACGCGCCTCCCGCGCAGTACACCGAAGAACATTTCCGCCTCTTCGCCGCGTTCAAGGACGCGCTCAACCGCGGCGCAGTCCGCGCCGCCGAGCCTGATCCCGCTTCCAAGTCCGGCTGGCGCGCCAACGCCTGGGTCAAGAAGGGCATTCTCCTGGGCTTCCGCATGGGCACGGTCGTGGACATGTCCGTCGACCGCTCTGCGGTCGCACTGACAACAACCCCCGCTCTTCAGCCCTTTTTCGATAAGTCCACCTATCCCGTGCGCCCCCTCACGCTCTCTGACGGCGTGCGCGTCGTCCCCGGCGGCTCCAGCATCCGCGACGGCAGCTACATCGGCCGCGGCGTCGTCTGCATGCCCCCCATGTTCGTCAACGTCGGCGCCTACGTCGGCGAAGGCACCATGATCGATTCCCACGCGCTCGTCGGGAGCTGCGCCCAGGTTGGCCGCAACTGCCACGTTTCCGCCGGCGCGCAGATCGGCGGCGTTCTCGAACCGGTTGGCGCGCTCCCGGTCATCCTCGAAGACGACGTTCTGCTCGGCGGCAATTCCGGCGTCTATGAAGGCACGGTCGTGAAACGCCGCGCCGTCCTGGGCACCGGCACCATCCTCAACCGCTCCATTCCCGTCTACGACCTCGTCCGCGACGCCGTCTACACCGCCACCGGCACCGAGCCGCTCATCATTCCCGAAGAGGCCATCGTCGTCCCGGGCTCCCGCGCCGTTTCCCATCCCGCCGGCAAGCACTGGGGCCTCTCCCTGCAGGCCGCCGTCATCGTCAAATACCGCGACGCCAAAACCGACGCCCGCGTCCAGCTCGAGGACCTCCTCCGCTAG